A section of the Lepus europaeus isolate LE1 chromosome 19, mLepTim1.pri, whole genome shotgun sequence genome encodes:
- the HAMP gene encoding hepcidin yields MALSAQTQAACLLLLVLTGLSSGSVLQQQTQQLTGHQPQDTTGAQASLMPAAHSLSRRDTHFPICIFCCSCCRNSKCGICCKT; encoded by the exons ATGGCACTGAGCGCGCAGACTCaggctgcctgcctcctgctcctcGTCCTCACCGGCCTGAGCAGTGGCTCAGTCCTCCAGCAGCAG ACACAGCAGCTCACAGGCCACCAGCCACAGGACACAACCGGAGCCCAGGCCAGCTTGATG CCTGCTGCCCACAGCCTCAGCCGGCGAGACACCCACTTCCCCATCTGCATCTTCTGCTGCAGCTGCTGTAGGAATTCAAAGTGTGGGATCTGCTGCAAGACCTAG